From Labeo rohita strain BAU-BD-2019 chromosome 18, IGBB_LRoh.1.0, whole genome shotgun sequence, the proteins below share one genomic window:
- the mapk8ip2 gene encoding C-Jun-amino-terminal kinase-interacting protein 2 — MADRAEMFSLSTFHSLSPPGCRPAHDISLEEFDDEDLSEITDDCGIGLNYDSDPYEKDCLILEKNDFHHPVCSFQDDFQEFEMIDDEDDDDEEEEEDADPDAPPSPSASPPPSPTLGTLKSRPTTLNLTAPVSQDSLNNNSNVSPRKSSWQDSLRNSTSQGCLSPNHSCLEDGSHVTTTCPGAPDTTGSVKGTPSNPPGHCGLHQSPGRPLLYDFEGNRRERPEYGSFGQHNSSSGSETTEVKPDVEESTLSELVPSVDDCTSQCSDTEVDHDLNGHAKRRPCRSRPNDTYTVTTETADDPELENDGTSRCLSSTAPLGNDAETPLSDEELDKEFDIDFMSKDTYDQTCKDAEASSYVEFPCIEPTESISASSYVSSSRSDVLEAMDEPRNMHQGQAAANDTTSPSSDPGIADMNAKRYAESDRHSDDLSSPGSDSDIEGELEAAFACGPLASNMISSISETELDLTSESSSGRSSHLTNSIEEASSPTSDQELDHELDPEQDSGIVGIKASLLLGQPEPIKQEPSPGLDPSPDMLQLDDGQALMGLQNVDDEQGYEHQADPDETLPPAVPCEDSGSQQLLLKIEPDHSLESFKRSFYLPVGPKLMPSVDDYDGNSEGESESESEDELSENSDSPWLLSNLVNRMISEGSYPISCPEECLKRSASISDTISPSSDLETDTFNETDGCNSQKQKSEEKPQEVTSEKSEMDEEKEREASYASEEGQKVSKRTDSCLYMSNPTYGNVTPERLDTRMKNYESEDFPSQNSLKNKQKEEEEEPNNDLMMERMKELESPSLSESIISDKDEGRETRVDQLTLQRITEVKNSLTLDLPTAQTNHCFSLTYSTDNDEDEQETSPFLDDLQKVPSPYGNETYLDSSPPIDESVRELRNTTSERPVDDSLAYDSMKYTLVVDENTTLELVSLKRCTSVLSEDSDGLSTICDEEVADEDEDIYGQGQMERSMRPNLLLSSSEEDSSPEADLPFSKKFLNVFVNSTSRSSSTESFGLFSCTINGEERDQTHRAVFRFIPRHADELELDVDDPLFVEEEEDDYWYRGYNMRTGARGIFPAYYAHEVVGQTKDLMAMKRNPAWMESFRVQFLGSVEVPYHQGNGILCAAMQKIAMARKRTVHLHPPSICELEISLQGVKLVMSLDDEYDFSGEFDRCSHFFQMKNISFCGCHPKNNCYFGFITKHPMLNRFACHVFVSQDSMRHVAECVGRAFQEYYQEHLEYACPTEDIYLE; from the exons ATGGCGGACAGGGCAGAGATGTTTTCTCTCTCCACCTTCCACTCCCTCTCTCCTCCGGGATGCAG GCCGGCTCATGACATCAGTCTGGAGGAGTTTGATGATGAAGATTTGTCTGAAATCACAGACGATTGTGGCATAGGCCTCAACTACGATTCTGACCCTTATGAAAAG GACTGCTTAATTCTAGAAAAGAATGATTTCCACCACCCAGTTTGCTCATTCCAAGACGACTTTCAGGAGTTTGAGATGAtcgatgatgaagatgatgatgatgaggaagaagaagaggatGCAGATCCTGATGCCCCACCCTCACCATCAGCATCTCCTCCACCCTCCCCTACTCTGGGCACTCTGAAGAGCCGCCCAACCACTTTAAACCTGACTGCACCCGTTTCACAG GACTCACTGAACAACAACAGCAACGTGTCACCACGAAAGTCAAGCTGGCAGGATTCTCTTCGAAACTCGACTTCACAGG GTTGTTTGTCTCCAAACCACTCTTGCCTTGAGGATGGTTCCCATGTCACTACCACATGCCCGGGGGCTCCTGACACCACTGGCTCTGTCAAAGGTACACCCTCAAACCCACCAGGACATTGTGGTCTTCATCAGTCACCTGGCAGGCCGCTGCTGTACGACTTTGAGGGCAACAGACGAGAGCGACCTGAATACG GCTCCTTTGGTCAACATAACTCATCAAGCGGGTCTGAGACGACTGAGGTAAAACCCGATGTTGAGGAATCCACTCTAAGTGAGCTTGTTCCCTCAGTGGATGACTGCACTTCCCAGTGCTCCGACACCGAGGTCGACCACGACCTGAATGGTCATGCCAAACGTCGACCTTGCCGCTCTCGACCCAATGACACTTATACCGTGACCACGGAGACCGCTGATGACCCAGAGCTGGAAAATGATGGCACCAGTAGGTGCCTTTCCTCAACTGCACCTTTAGGTAACGATGCTGAGACTCCGCTATCGGATGAAGAGCTGGACAAAGAGTTTGACATTGACTTCATGAGTAAGGATACCTACGATCAAACCTGCAAGGACGCTGAGGCCTCTTCGTACGTTGAGTTCCCCTGCATTGAACCGACTGAGTCCATTTCTGCCTCCAGCTACGTGTCGTCCAGTCGATCCGACGTCCTTGAAGCTATGGACGAACCTCGAAACATGCATCAGGGTCAAGCTGCTGCAAATGACACAACTTCTCCTTCTTCTGATCCTGGTATCGCTGATATGAATGCCAAACGCTATGCAGAGTCAGACCGCCACAGCGATGACCTTAGCTCTCCTGGATCAGACTCTGATATTGAAGGAGAACTTGAGGCTGCATTTGCATGTGGTCCacttgctagtaacatgatTTCCTCCATCTCAGAGACAGAGCTGGACTTGACCAGTGAATCCAGCAGTGGACGCTCCTCGCACCTCACCAATTCCATTGAAGAAGCCAGCTCTCCAACCTCAGACCAAGAACTGGACCATGAGCTAGATCCTGAGCAGGACAGCGGAATTGTAGGTATAAAAGCTTCTCTTCTTCTGGGCCAACCTGAGCCAATTAAACAAGAACCTTCACCAGGTCTAGATCCCAGCCCTGACATGTTACAACTAGATGACGGCCAAGCTCTGATGGGTCTGCAGAATGTCGATGACGAACAGGGTTATGAGCACCAGGCTGATCCAGATGAGACTCTTCCCCCTGCCGTCCCCTGTGAGGATAGTGGCTCTCAGCAGTTGTTGTTGAAGATTGAGCCTGACCACAGTCTTGAGAGCTTCAAACGCTCTTTCTATTTGCCGGTTGGCCCCAAACTCATGCCCTCTGTGGACGACTATGATGGTAACAGCGAGGGAGAGTCTGAGTCAGAGTCCGAGGATGAGCTCAGTGAAAACTCGGATTCTCCTTGGCTTCTCAGCAACCTGGTCAACAGGATGATCTCAGAAGGCTCCTACCCAATCAGCTGCCCAGAAGAGTGCCTCAAACGCTCAGCCTCGATCTCTGACACCATCTCACCTTCGTCGGACCTGGAAACGGATACTTTCAATGAGACAGATGGCTGCAATTCACAAAAGCAGAAATCTGAAGAAAAGCCACAGGAGGTGACCTCTGAAAAGTCAGAGATGGAtgaagagaaggagagagaagcCAGCTATGCATCTGAAGAAGGGCAGAAGGTAAGCAAGAGAACAGACTCTTGTCTGTACATGAGCAACCCCACATATGGCAACGTAACACCCGAGAGATTGGACACGAGGATGAAGAATTACGAATCTGAGGACTTCCCATCTCAGAACTCATTAAAAAACAAGCAgaaagaagaagaggaggagccAAATAATGACTTGATGATGGAAAGAATGAAGGAGCTGGAGTCTCCCAGCTTGAGCGAGAGCATAATCAGCGACAAGGACGAGGGACGGGAGACACGGGTCGATCAGCTCACTTTGCAGCGAATCACAGAAGTCAAAAACAGCCTTACGCTGGACCTCCCAACAGCACAGACCAATCACTGTTTCAGTCTTACGTACTCGACAGATAATGATGAAGACGAGCAAGAGACCTCACCGTTTCTGGATGATCTTCAGAAGGTACCTTCGCCCTACGGAAACGAGACTTACTTGGACAGCTCCCCACCTATTGACGAGAGTGTGCGAGAGTTGAGGAACACAACCTCTGAGCGGCCCGTCGATGACTCCTTGGCATACGATTCAATGAAGTACACCCTAGTGGTGGATGAAAACACAACGCTTGAGCTGGTGAGCCTGAAGCGCTGTACCTCAGTTCTTAGTGAGGACAGTGATGGACTCTCTACTATTTGTGATGAAGAAGTTGCtgatgaagatgaagatatTTACGGGCAGGGCCAGATGGAAAGAAGCATGAGACCTAATTTGCTGTTAAGCTCCTCTGAAGAAGACTCCTCCCCTGAGGCGGATTTACCTTTCTCAAAGAAGTTCCTCAATGTGTTTGTCAACAGCACGTCACGGTCCTCCA GCACAGAGTCCTTTGGGCTTTTCTCGTGCACTATAAATGGAGAAGAAAGAGATCAGACTCACAGAGCGGTCTTCAG GTTCATCCCACGACATGCAGATGAGCTGGAGTTAGATGTTGATGATCCATTATTCGttgaggaagaggaggatgatTACTGGTACCGTGGGTACAACATGCGCACAGGGGCCAGGGGGATTTTCCCAGCATACTACGCCCACGAGGTTGTTGGCCAAACAAAAGACCTTATGG CAATGAAGAGGAACCCTGCTTGGATGGAAAGCTTCCGAGTGCAGTTCCTGGGTTCGGTGGAAGTTCCGTATCACCAAGGCAACGGCATCCTGTGTGCTGCCATGCAAAAG ATCGCTATGGCAAGGAAGAGGACGGTGCATCTTCATCCCCCATCTATCTGTGAGCTGGAAATAAGCCTGCAGGGTGTGAAACTAGTCATGAGTTTGGATGACGAGTACGATTTTTCAGGGGAG TTTGACCGATGTAGTCACTTCTTCCAGATGAAAAACATCTCTTTCTGCGGATGTCATCCTAAAAACAActg ttattttGGTTTCATCACCAAGCACCCGATGCTGAACAGGTTTGCATGTCATGTCTTCGTCTCTCAGGACTCCATGAGACATGTAGCCGAGTGTGTGGG